One part of the Bicyclus anynana chromosome 8, ilBicAnyn1.1, whole genome shotgun sequence genome encodes these proteins:
- the LOC112049997 gene encoding gephyrin, producing the protein MVKAVAIITVSDSCFKDNSRDKSGPALFDFITEKFPEANVHTIIVPDEKEIIERELKYFCDSNIDLILTTGGTGLSPRDVTPEATKAIIQREVPAIPIAMTIESLKKTPMAMLSRAVAGIKDRTLIINFPGSKKAVTECIEVVKVVISHAISVINNELGEVKTVHDKLQIDHICPHKRNSHVDISKVALRPRESPYPMMEMVDAFNVVDAVMLKWNEKIEVVSLENSMGCVVAQDIIAKEPMPPFPASVKDGYACLSLDGVGTRTVRAAVAAGETPYTPLGHGECARVNTGAPLPLGADCVVQVEDTKLTQASDDHKTELEIEVLVAPQPHQDVRPIGFDIPVGSMLVNKGDVIGAAQMGILAGAGYQNVPIITYPKVGIMSTGNELQEPSDSILRPSHIRDSNRIMLKALLKEHGYESIDCGIARDEPSALAEAIARALPLTDILVCTGGVSMGDRDLLKPVLINDFGATLHFGRVRMKPGKPSTFATCEFQGKTKFIFALPGNPVSAYVCCLLFVVRALRVCTRRPGEFARLGVRLAHDVSLDPRPEYARAVLHFPSVDQLPVATLLGNQCSSRLLSACGASVLLELPGASERAPRLAAGVTVPAYVTGRIDLTRL; encoded by the exons ATGGTGAAGGCAGTGGCAATTATTACAGTGAGTGACAGCTGTTTCAAGGATAATTCCCGAGATAAATCTGGGCCGGCACTATTTGATTTCATAACAGAGAAATTTCCTGAGGCAAACGTACATACAATAATTGTACCAGATGAGAAAGAAATAATTGAGCGGGAGctcaaatatttttgtgattccAATATAGATCTGATTCTAACAACCGGGGGTACAGGTTTGAGTCCTCGTGATGTCACTCCAGAAGCAACTAAAGCTATCATTCAGAGAGAAGTACCAGCTATACCCATCGCAATGACCATAGAAAGCCTTAAAAAGACTCCAATGGCAATGTTATCAAGAGCAGTAGCTGGCATTAAGGATCGTACACTCATAATTAACTTCCCGGGAAGTAAGAAAGCTGTTACAGAGTGCATTGAAGTTGTCAAAGTAGTCATATCCCATGCTATTTCTGTGATTAACAATGAATTGGGCGAAGTGAAAACTGTTCATGACAAACTACAAATTGATCACATTTGTCCACATAAGAGGAATAGTCATGTGGATATATCCAAAGTTGCATTAAGACCTCGGGAATCACCTTACCCCATGATGGAAATGGTGGATGCCTTCAATGTGGTTGATGCTGTAATGTTGAAATGGAATGAGAAAATAGAAGTAGTTTCCTTAGAAAATAGCATGGGCTGTGTAGTCGCTCAAGACATCATTGCTAAGGAACCAATGCCTCCATTTCCCGCCTCGGTTAAAGATG GTTACGCATGCCTGAGTCTGGATGGCGTAGGAACACGCACAGTCCGCGCCGCAGTGGCAGCGGGGGAGACGCCGTACACGCCACTCGGCCACGGGGAGTGCGCCAGAGTCAATACTGGGGCGCCCTTGCCCTTAGGAGCTGACTGCGTTGTACAG GTGGAGGATACAAAACTAACTCAGGCTTCCGATGATCATAAAACTGAGCTGGAAATTGAGGTGCTGGTGGCGCCGCAACCGCACCAAGACGTGAGACCGATCGGCTTCGATATCCCTGTCGGATCTATGCTGGTCAATAAAG GTGACGTAATAGGCGCCGCACAAATGGGTATTTTAGCTGGAGCCGGATACCAGAATGTTCCTATAATCACTTATCCTAAG GTGGGCATCATGTCGACCGGCAACGAGCTACAAGAACCCTCAGATAGCATTCTACGCCCGTCACATATAAGAGACTCCAATAGAATCATGTTAAAAGCATTGCTCAA AGAGCACGGGTACGAGAGCATAGACTGCGGCATTGCGCGCGACGAGCCGTCCGCGCTGGCGGAGGCTATTGCGCGCGCGCTGCCGCTGACAGACATCCTCGTGTGCACGGGCGGCGTGTCCATGGGGGACAGGGACTTGTTGAAACCTGTTCTCATTAAC GATTTTGGCGCAACTCTACACTTTGGTCGCGTGCGGATGAAGCCCGGAAAACCGAGCACATTTGCCACTTGCGAGTTTCAAGGGAAAACTAAGTTTATCTTCGCTTTACCTg GTAACCCGGTGTCAGCGTACGTGTGCTGCCTGCTGTTCGTGGTGCGCGCGCTGCGGGTGTGCACGCGGCGGCCGGGCGAGTTCGCGCGCCTGGGCGTGCGGCTCGCGCACGACGTGTCGCTGGACCCGCGGCCCGAGTACGCGCGCGCCGTGCTGCACTTCCCCAGCGTCGACCAGTTGCCGGTCGCCACGCTGCTGGGCAACCAG TGCAGCAGCCGCTTGCTGAGCGCGTGCGGCGCCAGCGTGCTGCTGGAGCTGCCGGGCGCGTCGGAGCGCGCGCCGCGGCTGGCGGCCGGCGTCACCGTGCCCGCCTACGTCACCGGCAGGATCGATCTCACTAGACTCTAA